In Sulfitobacter sp. OXR-159, one DNA window encodes the following:
- the rbfA gene encoding 30S ribosome-binding factor RbfA: MAKNKFHEGAGPSQRQLRVGETVRRALSDVLARGDVHDTDLNRLSITVGEVRISPDLKIATAYVLPLGGEGQDEVLKLLARNKNELRRQVAKKLTLKFSPDLRFQLDRTFDRMDDTRRMLNQDVVRRDADAPDDDAADSAPDQ; the protein is encoded by the coding sequence ATGGCAAAGAACAAGTTTCATGAGGGCGCAGGCCCGTCGCAACGACAACTCCGCGTGGGCGAAACCGTCCGCCGCGCCTTGTCTGATGTTCTCGCACGTGGGGACGTGCATGACACCGATCTCAACCGGCTGTCGATCACCGTGGGCGAGGTGCGCATCTCTCCTGATCTCAAGATCGCAACGGCCTATGTGCTGCCGCTGGGCGGTGAAGGTCAGGATGAGGTGCTTAAGCTGCTGGCGCGCAATAAGAACGAATTGCGCCGGCAAGTGGCCAAGAAACTCACGCTCAAGTTCTCTCCTGATCTGCGGTTCCAATTGGATCGGACATTCGACCGGATGGACGACACGCGCCGGATGTTGAACCAAGACGTGGTGCGCCGCGACGCGGATGCGCCTGATGATGACGCTGCCGACAGCGCGCCGGATCAGTGA
- the dapB gene encoding 4-hydroxy-tetrahydrodipicolinate reductase: MTQTPGIAVTGASGRMGQMLIREITASDKMHLAAAVERPGHDWVGRDVGEAMGGTASGVTVTDDAAEAFAKVQAVIDFTAPQATIAFAAEAAKAGIVHVIGTTGMTDEEIAQLAPAAEQGAIIIRAGNMSLGVNLLTQLTRQVAAALDVDYDIEIIESHHNQKVDAPSGTALMLGEAAAEGRGVKLADVSDRGRDGITGARQQGDIGFTAIRGGDIVGEHDVMFAAAGERIILRHIASDRALFARGALKAALWGQGQTPGEYDMLDVLGLKP, encoded by the coding sequence ATGACACAGACCCCCGGCATTGCCGTTACCGGCGCCTCTGGCCGCATGGGCCAGATGTTGATCCGTGAGATCACCGCCAGCGACAAAATGCATCTGGCCGCGGCGGTGGAGCGTCCCGGTCATGACTGGGTGGGGCGCGACGTGGGCGAAGCGATGGGGGGCACCGCGTCAGGTGTGACCGTAACTGACGACGCAGCCGAAGCGTTTGCGAAGGTGCAGGCCGTGATCGATTTCACCGCGCCACAGGCAACGATCGCTTTTGCTGCCGAGGCCGCGAAGGCCGGGATCGTGCATGTCATCGGCACCACCGGGATGACCGATGAGGAGATCGCGCAGCTTGCCCCAGCCGCCGAACAGGGGGCCATCATCATCCGCGCAGGCAATATGAGTCTTGGCGTGAACCTGCTGACACAGCTCACTCGTCAGGTCGCTGCTGCACTGGACGTGGATTACGACATTGAGATCATCGAATCGCACCACAACCAGAAAGTCGATGCCCCCTCTGGCACGGCTCTGATGCTGGGCGAAGCCGCCGCCGAAGGGCGCGGCGTAAAGCTGGCTGATGTGTCAGACCGGGGCCGCGATGGGATCACCGGCGCGCGGCAGCAGGGCGATATCGGTTTCACCGCGATCCGGGGCGGTGACATCGTGGGGGAGCATGACGTAATGTTCGCCGCCGCCGGGGAGCGGATTATCCTGCGCCACATCGCCTCTGACCGCGCCCTTTTCGCGCGCGGCGCGCTGAAGGCCGCGCTTTGGGGGCAGGGGCAGACGCCGGGCGAATATGACATGCTTGATGTGCTGGGCCTGAAACCCTGA
- a CDS encoding dihydrodipicolinate reductase, with protein sequence MRIIFALAATAVLALSGLPAAAEYARIQDKSDFVAAVNGKRLTRPLVNLQVTPGGAIAGKGAAWQFSGNWSWKDGYFCRTLVWGGKDLGYNCQVVMRDGAKIRFTSDKGAGESAVLTLR encoded by the coding sequence ATGAGGATTATCTTTGCACTCGCCGCGACTGCGGTGCTGGCGCTAAGCGGCCTGCCCGCGGCGGCGGAGTATGCCCGTATTCAGGACAAGTCAGACTTTGTCGCGGCGGTGAACGGCAAAAGGCTGACCCGTCCGCTCGTCAATCTGCAGGTGACCCCCGGCGGAGCCATCGCTGGCAAGGGGGCCGCTTGGCAGTTCTCCGGCAATTGGTCGTGGAAAGACGGCTATTTCTGCCGGACGCTGGTCTGGGGCGGCAAGGATTTGGGCTATAATTGCCAAGTCGTCATGCGCGATGGCGCGAAAATCCGCTTCACCTCTGACAAGGGCGCGGGCGAGTCAGCGGTGCTGACCCTGCGCTAA
- a CDS encoding DUF1674 domain-containing protein, with translation MPDTPHDPTPQPGPDLPAAAQRALAEAAARRKAAAALDLPAELGGRDGPEPVRYGDWEKKGIAIDF, from the coding sequence ATCCCCGACACGCCGCATGACCCGACACCGCAGCCCGGCCCCGATCTGCCTGCCGCCGCACAGCGCGCGCTGGCCGAGGCCGCCGCGCGCCGCAAGGCCGCAGCCGCGCTGGACCTGCCCGCCGAACTGGGCGGGCGCGATGGGCCGGAGCCGGTGCGCTATGGCGATTGGGAGAAAAAAGGCATCGCCATTGATTTCTAA
- a CDS encoding RsmB/NOP family class I SAM-dependent RNA methyltransferase → MADTGVQARRSAVYLLDQVLGDEPRLMSELLASGALDKLPPDDRARAQRLAQDTLRGLERADRLLQKHLQKAPPLTVRNVLRVGTVELCQGGAAHGVVNTMVNLVSQHRTLSHLKGLTNAVLRKIAAQGPEAWDALRAPRLPKWLRGPLAEAWGTDAIAKMEEAHFAGASLDLTAKGDTAALAEAVGGTLLPTGSVRVTGAGQVSTMPGFAEGDWWVQDAAAAIPVRVLAPTEGEMVLDLCAAPGGKTMQLAAAGAVVTAVDQSHPRMQRVKENLARVGLKAKTLTKDARAVEGAFDAILLDAPCSATGTIRRHPDLPHAKDGSEFGDLIELQSELIDHAWSLLKPGGRLVFCTCSLLPDEGEVQVDEALERHGDMTVDRAALDLPGVEAEWVTEEGGLRLRPDFWADKGGMDGFYIACLRKG, encoded by the coding sequence ATGGCAGACACAGGCGTTCAGGCCCGCAGAAGCGCGGTATATCTGCTGGATCAGGTTTTGGGCGATGAGCCACGTCTGATGTCGGAACTGCTCGCCTCCGGCGCGTTGGACAAGCTGCCCCCCGATGACCGGGCGCGGGCACAACGTCTGGCACAGGACACGCTACGCGGGTTGGAGCGTGCCGACCGGCTGTTGCAAAAACATCTGCAAAAGGCCCCGCCGTTGACCGTGCGCAACGTGCTGCGCGTCGGTACGGTGGAGCTTTGTCAGGGCGGCGCGGCGCATGGGGTCGTGAACACGATGGTCAATCTCGTATCCCAGCACCGCACGCTGAGCCACCTTAAAGGGCTGACCAACGCCGTCTTGCGCAAGATTGCCGCGCAGGGCCCCGAAGCATGGGACGCTCTGCGCGCACCGCGCCTGCCGAAATGGCTGCGCGGCCCACTGGCAGAGGCTTGGGGCACCGACGCCATCGCCAAGATGGAAGAGGCGCATTTTGCGGGCGCATCGCTTGATCTGACCGCCAAGGGCGATACTGCCGCTTTGGCCGAAGCGGTGGGGGGCACGCTGCTGCCGACAGGGTCCGTTCGGGTGACGGGGGCCGGGCAGGTCTCCACCATGCCGGGATTTGCCGAAGGTGACTGGTGGGTGCAGGATGCCGCCGCTGCGATCCCGGTGCGGGTGCTGGCCCCGACGGAAGGTGAAATGGTGCTCGACCTCTGCGCCGCGCCGGGGGGCAAGACCATGCAGCTTGCCGCTGCGGGGGCTGTTGTCACCGCCGTTGACCAATCGCATCCACGGATGCAGCGGGTGAAGGAAAACCTTGCCCGCGTGGGGCTTAAGGCCAAGACGCTCACCAAGGACGCCCGTGCCGTAGAGGGCGCGTTCGACGCGATCCTGCTTGACGCGCCCTGTTCCGCCACCGGCACCATCCGTCGCCACCCCGATCTGCCCCATGCCAAGGATGGCTCGGAATTCGGGGACCTGATTGAACTGCAATCCGAGTTGATCGACCACGCATGGAGCCTGCTGAAACCCGGCGGGCGGCTGGTGTTCTGTACCTGTAGCCTGCTGCCCGACGAGGGCGAAGTGCAGGTCGACGAAGCCTTGGAACGGCATGGTGACATGACGGTCGACCGCGCCGCGCTGGACCTGCCGGGGGTCGAGGCTGAGTGGGTCACCGAAGAGGGCGGGTTGCGCCTGCGTCCTGACTTTTGGGCCGACAAAGGCGGGATGGATGGCTTCTATATCGCGTGTTTGCGGAAGGGCTGA
- a CDS encoding phosphate/phosphite/phosphonate ABC transporter substrate-binding protein: protein MIASLMMYLRPETAAATARYWALIRDGLRARGVVAPEELDNAREEFAVWKAPDLTLSQTCGMPYRLWLHDHVTLIGTPDFAVEGCPPGYYHSVFVVRANDPRETISEFRAARFTYNQTFSQSGYAAAYAHCSAEGFWFADRSQSHGHRNSAKTVAEGRADIAALDGVSWRLIQRCDAFAGGLRVLETTTPTPGLPYIAAADTDREATFAAVRDATVGLTPEDAATLGLRGLVEIPKSAYLAVPSPPDGA, encoded by the coding sequence ATGATCGCCAGCCTGATGATGTACCTACGGCCAGAAACCGCCGCGGCCACGGCCCGCTACTGGGCGTTGATCCGCGACGGGCTGCGCGCGCGAGGCGTTGTGGCCCCGGAAGAGTTGGACAATGCGCGAGAGGAATTCGCGGTGTGGAAAGCCCCCGACCTGACCCTTTCGCAAACCTGCGGGATGCCCTACCGCCTATGGCTGCACGACCATGTCACCCTGATCGGGACACCTGACTTTGCCGTCGAGGGCTGCCCGCCGGGCTACTACCACAGCGTCTTCGTGGTCCGCGCCAATGATCCCCGTGAAACAATTTCCGAGTTTCGCGCGGCGCGGTTCACCTACAACCAGACGTTTTCGCAGTCAGGCTACGCCGCCGCCTACGCGCATTGCAGCGCAGAGGGTTTCTGGTTTGCAGATCGCAGTCAAAGCCACGGGCACCGGAACTCCGCCAAAACCGTGGCCGAGGGGCGGGCGGATATTGCGGCGCTGGACGGAGTGTCGTGGCGGTTGATCCAGCGTTGTGACGCTTTTGCGGGTGGCTTGCGTGTGCTGGAAACCACGACGCCGACGCCCGGCCTGCCCTATATCGCGGCGGCAGATACCGATCGCGAAGCAACATTTGCAGCGGTCCGCGATGCCACCGTCGGGCTTACGCCCGAGGATGCCGCTACGCTGGGCCTGCGCGGCTTGGTCGAGATACCGAAATCCGCATATCTCGCTGTGCCCTCCCCACCCGATGGGGCGTAA